One window of the Janthinobacterium sp. PAMC25594 genome contains the following:
- a CDS encoding ShlB/FhaC/HecB family hemolysin secretion/activation protein: MKKQQPPRRNTIAMALGVALLHFSPAAQAQVPPDAGQTLQQLQPPIAAPRESQPLKIQAPLGSAPIAPGGAAVVLHAVKLSGNSVFSEETLRAALGDVTGKTFDLAGLRGLGERITEVYQAGGYPFARAILPPQDLANGDLRIEVIEGRYGVVQAEGDDSALARQATAFLDGLLPGSVIASAPLERAALLLDDLPGIQSAATVRPGEQAGTGDLIVQISRDQRVRGDIGLDNAGSRYTGKNRVRANVDINSPFLLGDQITVRALLSEEELWLGSLGYSLPLGASGLRGNVGYSHTSYVLAKEFASLHANGTAKVASAGLSYPILRSQRANLTLIATYQAKDLQDNRDSTRTYESKSSRSLPLALQFDYRDGYDGMTYGSLSWTPGRLKLDTGLSAVDYYKTRGSFRKVNLDVVRLQSLPAGLSLMAHLSWQQADKNLDSSEKLSLGGASGVRAYPSGEATGDEGGLAQLELRYGAGDFAPYAFMDAGRITVNAKPAPASDNRRSLRGSGLGLRYQRQAWSADVALAWRTTGGRSLSETNSDPKPRVWLNLEYRF, encoded by the coding sequence ATGAAAAAACAACAACCACCTCGGCGCAACACTATTGCCATGGCGCTGGGCGTCGCCTTATTACATTTTTCGCCCGCCGCACAGGCGCAGGTTCCGCCTGACGCGGGCCAGACCTTGCAGCAACTCCAGCCGCCGATCGCAGCACCGCGCGAAAGTCAGCCTTTGAAGATACAGGCGCCGCTGGGTTCCGCGCCCATCGCGCCGGGAGGGGCGGCCGTCGTCTTGCATGCGGTCAAGCTGAGCGGCAATTCCGTGTTCAGCGAAGAAACGCTGCGCGCGGCGCTGGGCGACGTCACGGGCAAGACCTTCGATCTGGCCGGCTTGCGCGGCCTGGGCGAGCGCATCACGGAGGTTTACCAGGCGGGCGGCTACCCGTTCGCCCGCGCCATCCTGCCGCCGCAAGACTTGGCGAACGGTGACTTGCGCATCGAGGTGATCGAGGGACGTTATGGCGTGGTGCAGGCGGAGGGCGACGACAGCGCGCTGGCGCGGCAGGCGACGGCCTTCCTCGATGGATTGCTTCCGGGCAGCGTGATCGCCAGCGCACCGCTGGAGCGTGCCGCCCTGTTGCTCGACGATTTGCCTGGTATCCAGTCTGCCGCCACCGTCCGTCCCGGCGAGCAGGCGGGGACGGGTGACTTGATTGTCCAGATCTCCCGTGACCAACGCGTGCGCGGCGATATCGGCCTGGACAATGCCGGCAGCCGCTACACGGGCAAAAACCGCGTGCGCGCGAATGTCGACATCAACAGCCCCTTCCTGTTGGGGGACCAGATTACCGTGCGGGCGCTGCTCAGCGAGGAAGAGCTGTGGCTGGGTTCGCTTGGCTACAGCCTGCCCCTGGGCGCATCCGGTTTGCGCGGCAATGTCGGCTACTCGCATACCAGCTATGTGCTGGCGAAGGAATTTGCCAGCCTGCATGCCAACGGCACGGCCAAGGTCGCCAGCGCCGGACTCAGCTATCCCATCCTGCGCTCGCAACGGGCCAACCTGACGCTGATTGCCACCTACCAAGCCAAGGACTTGCAGGATAACCGCGACAGCACGCGGACCTATGAAAGCAAGTCTAGCCGGTCTCTCCCGCTGGCCCTGCAATTCGATTACCGCGATGGTTACGATGGCATGACCTACGGCAGCCTGAGCTGGACGCCGGGCAGGCTGAAGCTCGATACGGGCTTGAGCGCTGTCGATTACTACAAGACCAGGGGCAGTTTCCGTAAGGTCAACCTCGACGTGGTGCGCCTGCAATCCTTGCCCGCCGGCTTGAGCCTGATGGCCCACCTGAGCTGGCAGCAGGCGGACAAAAACCTGGACTCGTCCGAGAAGCTGAGCCTGGGCGGTGCCAGTGGCGTGCGCGCGTATCCATCGGGCGAAGCCACTGGCGACGAAGGCGGCCTGGCGCAGCTGGAACTGCGCTATGGCGCGGGTGATTTTGCGCCGTATGCCTTCATGGATGCGGGCCGCATCACGGTCAACGCCAAGCCGGCGCCCGCCAGCGATAACCGGCGCAGCCTGCGCGGCAGCGGCCTGGGCTTGCGCTACCAGCGGCAGGCATGGAGTGCGGACGTGGCCCTGGCCTGGCGCACCACAGGCGGCCGTTCACTGTCGGAAACGAACAGCGATCCCAAACCGCGCGTCTGGCTCAACCTCGAGTACCGCTTCTAA
- a CDS encoding RNA ligase family protein translates to MFLQSLPLFKYPRTPHLEGSRLQDGDDGSDQMPLKKLAGQYVVIEEKIDGANSAVSFSDAGEVLLQSRGHYLAGGGSERQFNLLKPWAHAHEHALLGLLEEQFVLFGEWSYSKHSVFYDRLPHYFNEFDVYCRRSQMFLSTARRHAMLAGSPVLSVPVLYAGLMPTTPKQLWQLLRHSLAKSRLWRDAFENVVARERLPLDLCWKQTDKSDHAEGLYLKVEDDEQVLARYKLVRHDFTQTILDSGSHHSTRPLIPNQLADGVDLYAPQPLVTWESLGLHTCRSLDDLAAFSRSTQ, encoded by the coding sequence ATGTTTTTACAATCTTTGCCCTTATTCAAATACCCGCGCACGCCGCACCTGGAAGGCTCGCGCCTGCAGGACGGCGACGACGGCTCGGACCAGATGCCGCTGAAAAAGCTGGCCGGCCAGTACGTCGTCATCGAGGAAAAAATCGATGGCGCCAACTCCGCCGTGTCGTTCAGCGATGCGGGCGAGGTGCTGCTGCAGTCGCGCGGCCACTACCTGGCGGGCGGCGGCAGCGAACGCCAGTTCAACCTGCTCAAACCGTGGGCCCATGCGCACGAACACGCCTTGCTGGGCTTGCTGGAAGAGCAGTTTGTGCTGTTTGGCGAATGGTCTTACAGCAAGCATTCCGTGTTTTACGACCGGCTGCCCCATTACTTCAACGAATTCGACGTGTATTGCCGGCGCAGTCAGATGTTTTTGTCGACGGCGCGCCGCCACGCCATGCTGGCCGGCTCGCCCGTGCTGTCGGTCCCCGTGCTGTATGCGGGCCTGATGCCCACGACGCCGAAACAGTTGTGGCAGCTGCTGCGCCATTCGCTGGCCAAGTCCCGCCTGTGGCGCGACGCCTTTGAAAACGTGGTGGCGCGCGAACGCCTGCCGCTTGACCTGTGCTGGAAGCAGACGGACAAGTCCGACCACGCGGAAGGGCTGTACCTGAAAGTGGAAGACGACGAGCAAGTGCTGGCCCGCTACAAGCTGGTGCGGCATGACTTTACGCAAACCATCCTCGACAGCGGTTCGCACCACAGCACGCGGCCATTGATCCCCAACCAGCTGGCCGACGGCGTGGACCTGTACGCGCCGCAGCCGCTGGTCACGTGGGAGAGCCTGGGCTTGCACACCTGCCGCTCGCTCGACGACCTGGCAGCATTCTCAAGGAGTACACAATGA